The following are encoded in a window of Chionomys nivalis chromosome X, mChiNiv1.1, whole genome shotgun sequence genomic DNA:
- the LOC130868356 gene encoding odorant-binding protein-like, producing the protein MVKFLLLALAFGLAHAYAELEGKWVTTAIAADNVEKIEEEGPLRIYIRELTCSEACSKMGVTFYVNANGQCSETKVIGYRQEDGKYKTQFEGDNRFEPVHATPENIVFTSKNVDRAGQTTNLIFVVGKGKPLTPEQYEKLEEFAKEQNIPKENIRDVLATVSPTSS; encoded by the exons ATGGTAAAGTTTCTGCTGCTGGCTTTGGCATTTGGTCTGGCTCATGCTTATGCTGAG ctTGAAGGAAAGTGGGTTACCACTGCCATCGCTGCTGACAATGTTGAAAAAATAGAGGAAGAAGGACCTCTGAGAATCTATATTCGTGAACTTACTTGTAGTGAAGCATGTAGTAAAATGGGAGTCACATTTTATGTCAA TGCGAATGGCCAATGTTCAGAGACCAAAGTCATTGGGTATAGGCAAGAAGATGGCAAGTACAAAACCCAGT TTGAAGGTGACAACAGATTTGAACCAGTGCATGCAACACCAGAGAACATAGTCTTTACCAGTAAGAATGTGGATAGAGCTGGCCAGACAACTaacctgatttttgttgttg GAAAAGGTAAACCTTTGACTCCTGAACAATATGAAAAACTTGAAGAATTTGCTAAGGAACAAAACAttccaaaagaaaatattagagaTGTTCTGGCTACAG TTTCTCCAACTTCTTCATGA